The DNA sequence CTCGACCCGGGTCGCCAACAATCCCTGGATGCAAGATCTGCCGCCCGACCGGCGCGAGCCGGACTTCAAGCGAGCCACCGTCCAGTTTCTCGAGCTCTACCGATATCTCGCCGGCGAGGCCCTGATCTACCAGCTCCCGACGCCCCGCGGCGCCGATCTTCAGGACCTCGTGTTCACCGCGAATCTGGGGATCGTCCTCGAGCACCTCCCCGACAAGAATACGGTCGTCATCTCGAACTTCGCGTCGGAGCCCCGT is a window from the Deltaproteobacteria bacterium genome containing:
- a CDS encoding amidinotransferase, encoding MNQVTIQMRQVTREARLPEPVPASPWLNPTQLDRPSFLLSFPFSYSTRVANNPWMQDLPPDRREPDFKRATVQFLELYRYLAGEALIYQLPTPRGADLQDLVFTANLGIVLEHLPDKNTVVISNFASEPR